The genomic region ACAAGAGCCGGTGGTTTGGGAATCAACTTGACAACCGCCGATATTGTTATTCTCTACGACAGCGACTGGAACCCCCAGGCCGATCTGCAGGCCATGGACAGAGCGCATCGTATTGGTCAAACCAAGCAAGTCGTGGTCTACAGGTTCGTGACAGACAACGCCATTGAAGAAAAGGTACTGGAGCGCGCGGCCCAGAAGCTGCGTCTTGATCAACTGGTTATCCAGCAGGGTCGCGCTCAAATTGCCGCCAAAGCTGCGGCGAACAAGGATGAGCTTTTGTCCATGATTCAGCACGGCGCCGGAAAGATTTTCGAGACCAAGAGCGCCTTTGGAGAACTGGCCGAGAAGGGTGGCGAgcttgacgatgatgatatTGACAGAATTCTGAACGCCGGTGAGAGCCGGACGAAGGAGTTGAATGCCAAGTATGAAAAGCTTGGTATCGATGATTTGCAAAAGTTTACCTCCGAGTCAGCCTACGAGTGGAACGGCGAGGATTTCGCCGCCCGCAAAAAGGATGTCGGGCTTAGCTGGATCAACCCAGCGAAGCGTGAGCGCAAGGAGCAGATTTACTCGATTGACAAGTACTACAAGCAGGCCTTGCACACTGGTGGCCGGACTGCCGACACCAAGCCGAAGGCGCCTCGTGCCCCAAAGCAGGTAGCTGTACACGACTACCAGTTCTACCCACCCAGGCTCCGCGACCTTCAGGACAGGGAGACCGCCTACTATCGCAAGGAGATCGGCTACAAGGTTCCGTTACCCGagggcgacgacgacaacctgTCTGAGCGGGAGGCCGAGAGGGCTCTCGACCAGCAGGAAATCGACAACGCCACTCCCCTAAccgaagaagagcaagaggagaagcAACAGCTGGCTCAGCAAGGCTTTGGCGAGTGGAACAGGCGAGACTTTCAGCAGTTCATCAACGGTTCCGGTCGTTATGGCCGGAACAACTATGATGACATTGCTTTGGAGGTTGACAACAAGACTCCTGCAGAGATCAAGGCATACGCCAAGGTGTTCTGGCAGCGCTACACCGAGATCACGGACTACCCCAAGTACCTAAAGGTGAttgaagatggtgaggaCCGCATGCGCAAGATCGAGCACCAACGCAAGATGTTGCGCAAGAAGATGGGCCAGTACCGTGTACCACTTCAACAGCTCAAGATCAACTATTCGGTCTCGACTACCAACAAGAAGGTGtacaccgaggaggaggaccgcttcctgctggtgctgctcgATAAGTACGGCGTGGACACGGAGGGCATCTACGAGAAGATTCGTGATGAGATCCGTGACAGCCCGCTGTTTAGGTTCGACTGGTTCTTCTTGAGCCGCACGCCCACTGAACTGGGCCGTCGCTGCAACacccttctcaccaccgtagtgaaggagtttgaggacgTCAACACGACGACCAAGACCAACGGTACGAACGGCAAGCTCAAGAGGGAGCTGGAAGATAATGAGGAGAATGACGAGGATAGCATTCTTGGGTTGGcgccggcgaagaagaagagcaaggctAACGGGGTCAAGGTGAGCATACTTGTTATTGGATGACCAACACGCTGTTTTACAGAGTGCTGACCAAAATCTCAGAACAAGGCTCTTGATAACGTCAAGTCGGCGACTGCCAGCAAGGCCAACTCGACATCCCCGTCAAGGGCGTCCAGTGTCGGGTCTACCAACTCGACTCCTGCGGCTACTAAGAGCAAGGcgaagggcaagaagaaatAGATTTTTTGTACGACACAGACATGGAAAGGAAAGATGATGAGAGCTACGTAGCCaggagggttgttgggagTTTCTAGCTGTCATGGTTATTTGGTGGCCAGCAAGGTCACGCCAGTGGGTCGGATTATTAGAAGGCGGGTGGGGAGGCGATGTAAATTACTATTGCTTGGGAAAGGGCGTTATTTGGGGTGTGTAT from Podospora bellae-mahoneyi strain CBS 112042 chromosome 4, whole genome shotgun sequence harbors:
- the ISW2 gene encoding chromatin remodeling complex Adenosinetriphosphatase (EggNog:ENOG503NUDT; COG:K) gives rise to the protein MAPRGRQSGNDTDASMQDAPESASHVVDEMEVDETPDYTDSDTNPNTTASSVTGEPVPDGRKKRSEANQLRRSIFGKKHDRLGESKEDDTIRRFRYLLGLTDLFRHFIEHNPDPKIREIMAEIDRQNEEAAKNKKGAGRQGGATSERRRRTEAEEDAELLKDEKHGGSAETVFRESPAFINGTMRDYQIAGLNWLISLHENGISGILADEMGLGKTLQTISFLGYLRHIMGITGPHLITVPKSTLDNWKREFAKWTPEVNVLILQGAKEERHQLINDRLVDEDFDVCITSYEMILREKAHLRKFAWEYIIIDEAHRIKNEESSLAQVIRMFNSRNRLLITGTPLQNNLHELWALLNFLLPDVFGDSEAFDQWFSGQDRDQDTVVQQLHKVLRPFLLRRVKSDVEKSLLPKKEVNVYIGMSEMQVKWYKRILEKDIDAVNGAGGKRESKTRLLNIVMQLRKCCNHPYLFEGAEPGPPYTTDEHLVFNSGKMIILDKLLKRMQAQDSRVLIFSQMSRLLDILEDYCVFRGYKYCRIDGGTAHEDRIAAIDEYNKPGSEKFIFLLTTRAGGLGINLTTADIVILYDSDWNPQADLQAMDRAHRIGQTKQVVVYRFVTDNAIEEKVLERAAQKLRLDQLVIQQGRAQIAAKAAANKDELLSMIQHGAGKIFETKSAFGELAEKGGELDDDDIDRILNAGESRTKELNAKYEKLGIDDLQKFTSESAYEWNGEDFAARKKDVGLSWINPAKRERKEQIYSIDKYYKQALHTGGRTADTKPKAPRAPKQVAVHDYQFYPPRLRDLQDRETAYYRKEIGYKVPLPEGDDDNLSEREAERALDQQEIDNATPLTEEEQEEKQQLAQQGFGEWNRRDFQQFINGSGRYGRNNYDDIALEVDNKTPAEIKAYAKVFWQRYTEITDYPKYLKVIEDGEDRMRKIEHQRKMLRKKMGQYRVPLQQLKINYSVSTTNKKVYTEEEDRFLLVLLDKYGVDTEGIYEKIRDEIRDSPLFRFDWFFLSRTPTELGRRCNTLLTTVVKEFEDVNTTTKTNGTNGKLKRELEDNEENDEDSILGLAPAKKKSKANGVKNKALDNVKSATASKANSTSPSRASSVGSTNSTPAATKSKAKGKKK